TTAGTAAGACAAATGTGAAATGTTGCCTATATTTTCTTTTCTTATATTTGGCCAGAATATGGAGCTCTCCCTTCTTTTTACATTTCAGTTCTTACCTTATATTCcaaaatgcctgtttttttacagagCTCAAATGCTCAAGCTACAATTTACAGCCACAAGAAGTGAATGATTTAGAGCAATGAATGGCTCCACCGTGgtataaaatataaatttaaacATGTACAACCCTATATCTGTTCCTTATCTACAGTACTTATAGATGGGCTGTTGTTTAATATTatcattgtattttttattttattctctctTAAGGAAAATGAGGGTCCTACTGGTCCTGGGTTTGAGTGTGGCTATTCTTTACTCAGTGGTTTTTGCTGACCACCACAAGGGTGAGGGAAAGAAATCTCGCGACAATGACGACAATGAGAAGAAAGGTGACCGCCACCATCATCACCGTGGTCACCGCCACCATGGCCATCACCATggccaccaccgccaccaccatgGCCATCACCATGACCACCACCACAGGCACCATCACCGTGGCAATGAAACATTGGCCTGGCACAAATTCGCAATTAGCAATTCCAAATTTGCATTTGACCTCTATAGGCAGGTAGCAGCAGACCATCCATCAGAAAACATTGTCCTGTCCCCAATAAGTATATCTGTAGCATTGGCTTTTTTATCCCTTGGTGCCAAGGCCAAAACCCATGACCAGATCCTAGAAGGCATTGGCTTCAACACCTCTGAGATTTCTGAGAAAGACATTCATGATGGCTTCCACCATCTGCTGGAAGTGTTCAATGATGAAGACAGTGAGCTTCAGCTTGACAGTGGGAACGGCCTTTTCTTAAGTCAGAAATTGAAATTCCTTGATGACTTTCTCGAAAATGCCAAGAACATCTACGATTCCGAAGCCTTCAATGTAGACTTTTCTAATTCTGAAGAGGCCAAGAAACAAATCAACAGCTACGTTGAAAAGGAAACAAACGGCACGATTGTTGATGTGTTGAACAGTGTAGACAAGGATGCAGTCTTCGTTCTGgtcaactttatttattttagaggtAAGTCTTTAAGACTAAGTTAAATGAGAAAATTAAAACCTTGCATTCCCAGCAAGCCCCTCTCCCTTGCTAAAatgccacaattaaaaaaagacACCTGTTGGGGAAAAAGTTATATAATATACTCACCGTTCCCCCCGCTTCCATGGTGATGGGGGAGAGGGGTGATGTCATCATACTGCCAATAAGATTTTGTAGAGTGTTGAGCACTCATAATCTTAAGAGAAGACACAGCAACACATTGCAGGATCATCTTCTCATGAGATTGGGTTATTCAACAATCCCTTGGATCTTGCCGTACGCATGATGACGTCAACCTCTAGGCAGAAACTGGGGAGGAGTAAGGATATTATCTTACCTTTTACCCCCACAGGTGTTTTATTAAGTTTGATTTGGTGATTTAGAAAGAGGTCAGTGGACCACACCGAATAAGTGGACCTTATTAATGTGGTATAAAATCAGATTAATGTGGTATAAGATCAGCTTTAGGGATTGTAAATAGCATCTGTCAGGATGTAAACATCCAGGGCTTCAATCTAGAGTTTACCTTACTTTTGCTTGACCCCATTAAGTTGTGTCAGACCCTCCAACATTACCCATGTCATAATGTAGAGAATATTCTGCTCTTGAAGCCTTTTTTTCTCTCGTTTAACACCTAAAATATAAATAACGTCTTGACCACTGACCAGGCCTAGTCTCAATATTAACAAGAAGATAGAGACAGAAGTTTACAACTTTCTATTCTTTATGGGACTGTTTATGTTGGAAAAGCCACAGTGCTAATTCCAAGGTAGAACCCACCTGTGCATCATTATTGGCTCAGATGTAGCTCTGCCTTCAGGAGATGGacccttaggcttcattcacagaGGAGCTGGGGCTTACATGTGCATCGATATTGGCCCAGAAGTAGAACCACCTTCAGGAGGTAGGCCCTTAGGTCTTATTCACAGAGGAGCTAGGGCCCACCTGTGCATTATTATTGGCCCAGAAGTAAAACCACCTTCAGGGCTCATTCACAGAGAAGCTGGTGCCCACCTGTGCATCATTAATGGCATAGAAGTAGCTCCACCTACAGGAGATAGGCCCTTGGGCCTCATTCACAGAGGAGTTGGGGCCCATCTGTGCATTATTATTGGCTCAGAAGTAGCTGCACCTTGAGGACATAGGCCCTTAATCCTCAACCACAGAGGAGTTGGGGCCCGTAGTCCATAAATGGGCCATACGATTACAGACGTTCATCCAAATTTGACAGATGTGTGGGTGAATGCCCCCAAATGCGTTTCAAGGAGTataccctcttcttcagagctagtAGCTTACAGTATGTTGGAGAAGCCACAGTGCTAATTCCAAGGTAGAACCCACCTGTGCATCATTATTGGCCCAGAAGTAGCTCCACCTTCAGGAGTTAggcccttaggcctcattcacagagGAGTTGGGGCCCACCTGTGAGTCACTATTGGCCCAGAAGTAGCTCCACCTTCAGGAGACAggcccttaggcctcattcacagagGAGCTGGGGCCCACCTGTGCATCATAATTGGCCCAAAAGTAGCTCCACCTTCAGGAGATAGGCTCTTAAGCCTCATTCACGGAGGAGCTGGGGCCCAGAAGTAGCTCCACCTTCAGGAGATGGACCCTTAGGTCTCATTCACAGAGGAGCTGGGGCTCATCTGTGCATCATTATTAGACCAGAAGTAGCTCCACCTACAGCAGATgaacccttaggcctcattcacagagGAGCTGGGGCCCACATGTGCATCATTATTGGCCCAGAAATAGAACCATCTTCAGGAGATGgacccttaggcctcattcacagagGAGCTGGGGCCCACCTGTGCATCATTATTGGCCCAGAAATAGAACCATCTTCAGGAGATGgacccttaggcctcattcacagagGAGCTGGGGCCCACCTGTGCATCATTATTGGCCCAGAAATAGAACCATCTTCAGGAGATGgacccttaggcctcattcacagagGAGCTGGGGCCCACCTGTGCATCATTATTGACTCAGAAGTAGCTCCACCTTCAGGTGATAcgcccttaggcctcattcacagagGAACTGGAGACTGCAATCCATGAATGGGCCATACGATTATAGACGCCCATCCAAATTTGACAGGTGTTTGTTACTTTTATAATAATAAATGGTGCCTAAGGGTAATGCACAAGCCTAGTCCACCCCCATGCGTCGTTTATTTCATTTAAGACCAAAGATTTCCCCAATCTAAACAGGACAAGTCTAAAAAAGTTTATCCAGAAACCACACTGAAGATACTGTTGTTAAGTCTTCCTATTTAAGCTGTTGGACTTGGTCCCAAACCATCATTCTTATAGACAAATATATctaaacacaacactttttttagttttggatacagtggcaATTGGTGTAAATCCCTTTAGTTAGTTGTCTCTGGAGCatatgtccccattagaagatttaccCTCACCCTATGTTCCAGTGACAAAATATTACATTTCCCATTACTTACTGCCCCATTGGTAATGGATAACATGAGATGGTAAATGGAATGAAACATCACTCTTCCAAATGTCCTATAAACCTACAAAAGCCCCCTTTTCAGTGTATGCTTTTCTGCCATGACAATTGctcttaaaaaaaattgaataactaattttgtattttttttccaaatttataTTTATCTTATGATTCATTCATTGGTAGGACAATGGGAAAAACCTTTTGATGAGAGATTTACCCAAGAACAAGATTTTCACGTGAATAAGGACGAGACTGTGAAGGTACCTTTCCTGTCTAGGACTGGCTATTACAAGGTTGTGGTCTTGGAGGATGCCACATTTATAGCCCTCCCCTACAAAGGGAATGCCTCCGCGTTATTCATCCTCCCCAATGAAGGCAAACTGGAAGAAGTGGAAGCTGACTGGAAGGGTCTAGTGAAGAAATTTAAAAAGTCCATCAGACAATCAGAAGAGTAAGAGCACCTTTTCTTGAAATTGTTCAATAGATATCTTCCTCTCTATATGTCATATGAAAAAATAATTTCCTGTTTTCAATCAGAAGGActggagcagccattctcaaccagggttccatggaaccttagggttcccccagaagttgctaggggttctttgagttgtGGCTGATAGATCtcctatctgatggtgcctgcatagttacaAGGCCAACACCACTTAGCAGAGCCAGCTGCagaacaccaatgatctttttagcgtATGAGTTTGCTCACACGAGTTGGCCAGGGAgcggtaaaaacaggtggttgagtcCCGGTTTTACTGCTCCCTCACCGCTAACCTGAACACTGACATGCAGCTACTCAGGGCTGCACACATGCCCTGGCAAAAATTAAACTGCATGTTGCATGTAAGTCTATGGGGCTCCCCCACAACCATGTGCAATGAACGTAACTTCCAGTGGCGGtccatccatagggggcacacaggcgccgcccccccccatccatgcgtcccgCCCTCTAATCTACACACGGGgccctggacgcatggatttcaatggggtttttttaagcacataattaAAGCCTGAGACTCCAATTGGCTTcagttaatattcgctattgtcttcctgattctcctcccagccaattaggaagcagttcttgagacccgattggcctcccgtccaatcgggtctcagtcagagtcccacttcctgttcggcctggaGGGTAAGCATTGGCCTGGAGCGAGGAGCTGCAGccggatccatgtctgcctgatctgcctccttcctaaggtaaggaggcttcTGATCGCTGCCACATTCCTGTTAGTCTCACGCAGGGGCTTGACgttggtttgctgcccccccccccaaaatatttagcaccagctgccactggtaacTGCATATACAGACCTAATCAGGAGGTGGGGAGGCATTTTTAAGAAGGGCAGCAAGGGCTGCTGCAAATGTTAATTagtggtggcattctgaccaccactggccAACAATATATGGTCGAAAAAGTCAGCGCAAAAAGGGCCCTTAGGTAGTTTGATTAGCAGAGGTGCCCAATGTGGTTGTTTAAAGGATAGGAACAAGTCTTCTGCTTTAGTAAAACGTTCCAAGTACTTTATTTCATCAAATAATTCAAGGTGATAAAATTGGTGTCTAGTATCAGCTGATGGTGAGCTCCACATGTGAGCTACCTAGATGACATCACTGCCACAACTCTACATTCCACCTAGTGGCCAATAAAGAATATTTCCCAAGTGGAACTCACTATCATCTGATACCAGACACCAATTTTATCACCTTGAAATAAAGTAATTGGATGTTTTGCTAAAGAAGATGACTCAAGCCTATTCTTTGAACAACCACACTGGGCACCTCTGTCAATCAAACTACCTAAGGGCCCTTTTTTGCACTGACTATTTCTACTATTTCGTTCACCAACCTGAGAACTCCCACAGATCACCCAGGATGGGAATACCCTAGGCATAGAGAGAGCAACCACACTGACCCAATGTGGTGACAGGTTTACTCCAGCGTACTAGGAAGGCTACATGTTCTTCCATAGTTGGGTGACCGCAGCCTCAACAGCTGTAAGTCCATtttgacctttttttctttttattatggaagcactgcatgcttgtTTTTGAATAAATCTATTACACTACAATACATAAATGCTCTCCTGCCTCCTTCTCTTTTCGATGGAAACTCCCTGGTCAGCTCCTCAGGATCCTTCGGTCCATGATCTACCGCCACATTCCAGACAACAATATATGGGGcgtttttcccactgacccccaattaattggttttggcaggggttccccgaTACCTGAATATTATTTTTTAGGGTACTTCTAaggtaaaaaaggttgagaatggctggacTGGAGGCATCCTTCTCCAATTTAGTTTTACAGCTTCAGTGAGCATGTTCCATCTTCTGTCTCCTGGCACCTCTTGCTTCCTATCCGCAATGTCAATGGCTTCCTGTATAAAGTTACCTTTACACCTTCATAGTTCACGCAgcatttctttctcttctttcttcctccataTGGCTGAGAAGGCCATCTGTAGACATCTACAAATACCAGAAGCCATCAAGGAAAGTGTCTTCAGTGTCCCTCTACTATGCATGCTCTCGGGACTCGATCTCCTGCCAAAAATATGCAAAGAGCATGCTGAGTAGAGGCATTAATTGGATACTCTGCTCCTCACAACACTCTTTTCTGGGCTACTTGTTCCTCCTACCCAACTCCTTAGGACCCTATTCTGTTAAATTGTTCATCTACTACCTACTTATTTTTCCAGGGAAGGGCTAATGATGACTCTATAACTGCAAGCTGCTGGGCATTGTTCAGCCAGGAAAAAAACATAACATTgttatttcataatttttttcatttgcacGTATTCTCATGTTGTCAAAGTAATACATTTTATTTCCGTCTAACCCCCCACCTGTTTCTTCTACCTTCCAACAGCCTTGTAGCTTTGAGCATCCCCAAGTTTTCTGTTTCTGGCTCTTTTGACCTAAAAGAAGTTCTTCCTAAATTGGGAATAGTTGATGTGTTTTCCAACAGCGCGGATCTTTCTGGAATCACTGGGGCCCCTGATCTGAAAATTTCACAGGTGAATagttattgttttatatttatagttttttGGATATAAATTTAGGGGGAGGGTGAAGAGTGAGATCATcgatgaacaaaataaaataagagCGATGGTTTACCCAAATTCGGAAAAGTCGTAATCTGAGCATTTACAAAGTGACCTTTTATTTTTATGTGCGTTAATATTGTCTTGCACTAGATTGCATAAATATCAAGATTCTATGCATGAAGgagattctccctcctcattggccaatcacagccagtaagccaatgagaagagagagattgggcggctctgtgtctgaatagacacacagagcagcggctggagcgtgcctgcttgggtgcccccattgcaagctgcttgctctgggggcactctacataagggaggggtcaggagcgaggacccaagaagaggaggatcggggcttctctgtgcaaaaccattacacagagcaggtaagtataacatgcttgttatttaaaaaaaacaaatagccTTTAACAAAAACAAAtagcctttaacatcactttaagcTTAAGTCGGCTTGTGGTTTCTCACTGTCGCCAGTAGATGTCCCTGGTATCACTGgccatagtatgagatttcacaaacacaactaagttatgaatatttatgttttcttcagccaatccagtaggagggTTTTGTTACTGGTGCATGCTGGAGAAGGATATAAATATATTGGGACAGGCCATGTTCTCACTCGTTTCCCTTTGGCTGAGGCCTAGGGAGATactgctggatggagctctgctgttaggcccaGTAGCCTGGTTTGGGGCCTAacgtgtgctgaagtggtcctgaagccGCCCTGCCTGGTCTAGAGGAAGCTGTGCCAAGAAGGAGACCCAGGGGAGGCCCCTTGCTTGAGAGAGCCtggaagaaggctggtctctcagaagagcCTAGTGACTCACTTGGACTCACTTGGAGGACGCACTGAAATTTGGGAACTTACTTACCATGTTGCTGgatcagcttaaaggttctgacacggtgaagctggacattgatctggatttggggagtctgtaagtgatctgctatggtATTCGAGACccccctaaccctcacctccttaaccATTCTGCGCGGCCAAAATCCTTTCTTAGTCCCCCCATTTTAGCTATGGATTCAGCCCTGAGGTGAAATGCTGGCCCCTGGGAGTGTTATCTTGTCTatggggtgtcagaggggtgctacatggacaagaggagaggaggaagtattATGTAGTCTAGCAGGGAAAGCTCAGCCAGAGCTGACAACACTTtagatttcagtgcagcaaaggCTCCGTGTGgtcagctcaaacaggaagttgtgaggtcactggatttctggcagatcaataaGCAGCATTTTAACAGGGAGAAAACATGGGGAATTGTGCGTATATATATTACAGAGTATGTATTGCAAATGTTTTTCCCCAGAAATATACTTTGCAAAATAAGTAAATCGCCATACAGACTAGATAGTAATTTTGTGTTGTTTCTCCTCTGCAGGCTCTTCACAAAGCTAAGATAAACGTAGATGAGAAGGGGACGGAGGCTGCTGGGACCACTGTACTGGAGGGCGTTCCAATGATACTTCCTCTGCAGATTACTTTTAATCATCCGTTCTTATATAGTATTTATAACCACGAAACCAGAAGTATTCTCTTCTTGGGTAAAGTTGTAAACCCAGCAAAATAATTTTCTGCACGTGTCCTTGCTGTGTTTTTAATAAAGTTTATTCTTTGGTTTAACACTTCTTGACTTCCTTTATGTGCGGTATTTTGTGGACGATCTTTAGGGCAACTTTTACTTTTGCATTATAGCCCTGTGCATGGTTGGGTTCTCTGGTTCCTGGTGACAGTGACCACTCGGGCAATACCACCCCATCTGACACACCAAGGCTGGAGGAAAAGATCgccacaaaaaaagaaagaaatatttatTGTACTACAAAGGTAAACTCAGCTGCCCAATCAAAGGtaagccccccccccgccaggGAAATTTAAAGTTACCACACCGGTACCTGACAATAATATAAAACTAATCATACTGCATCTGATGACCTTCTCATTGCCTGAGGCTGCCAAGGAACTCAAAGAGGTTCTTAAGACTTaaggggttttcaccttaatgcattctctgcattcattATACCTTAATGAATTAAGGTATAAACTGTGctgtgggatcccccccccccagcccctcccttatactgagcccgatctcgatccagcactgcacccaagagcagcggctctctccaccctctccctcctcacagggcagattacccattggctccagctgctgtaggtcaaattctgtgatgagggattggggggggggggggcgatgctgAGTTGCGCTGTCCGTGTCTAAAGACGCAAGCAGCGCGGCTCAGGATAGATCCAGCACGAGCGCCCCCCAAAGGAAACCGCTTCCGATGGGGGCACTTGCTaatgaggaggagccagaagtgctggcGGGGGACTCCACAAATGgagtatcggggctgctctgtggaaaaccagtACACAGagtacatgtttattatttaatccCTTCCTTACCATGCTATGGGCgaaagcgcacatcagtgaaggagaaaaaaatacttatttgctaaattgtataacagaaactaaaaataattttttttgttttgtttttgttccctcattttttgtttaacaaataacacaaaacccagtggtgattaaataccaccaaaagaaagctctacgtcTCCATGTATGACCCCCTGTATCTCCATTGAGCCCTTGTGTgacccagtgtctccagtgtgcccctgtgtgacGCCATGTCTCCAATGTAtgaccctgtgtctccagtgtgcccctgtttgacgcagtgtctccagtgtgcccctgtatgacccagtgtctccagtgtgcccctgtATGACCCAAtgtctccagtgtgcccctgtgtgatgccgtgtctccagtgtgcccctgtatgacccagtgtctccagtgtgcccctgtatgacccagtgtctccagtgtgcccctgtatgacccagtgtctccagtgtgcccctgtatgacccagtgtctccagtgtgcccctgtatgacccagtgtctccagtgtgcccctgtatgacccagtgtctccagtgtgcccctgtgtgacacagtgtctccagtgtgcccctgtgtgaTGCCATGTCTCCAATGTATgaccccctgtgtctccagtgagccCCTGTGTGACGCAGTatctccagtgtgcccctgtgtgtatttttggacattttttagaGACAGAATGTTGCATCTACATCCCTGATGTAGAGTAAATAAAAGACATTTCAGAGAGAACAGATCAAAATCTGTCCCTCAAGGATAATTGGGATTTTAAAGGATGCATATATCTGTCATAAGGCAAGCACAACCacaaaagataattaaaaaaatatcatttattacaaaatattcAGTTTAAATCAGTATTAGTCATAAAACCAATGACCAAAATGAATACTCATTTTCAAAGAGCTTGAACAGATGcttgtgtgtagggatgagcccgatgttcgagtcgaacgtaagttcggctCAAACATCGCGTGTTCGCCTGtttgctgaatagcgaacaatttggggtgttcccggCGAAATTcaaaagcagcggaacaccctttaaaagtctatgggagaaatcaaaagtgctaattttaaaggcttatatgcatggtattgtcataaaaagtgtttggggacctgggtcctgccccaggggacatgtatcaatgcaaaaaaaagttttaaaaacggctgttttttcgggagcagtgattttaataatgcttaaagtgaaacaataaaagttaaatattcctttaaatttcgtatctggggggtgtctattgtatgcctgtaaagtgccccatttttcccgtgtttagaacagtccctgcacaaaatgacatttctaaaggaaaaaaaaatcatttaaaactactcgcagctataatgaattgtcgggtctcggcaatacagataaaaatcattgaaaaaaatggcatgggggtccccccaaaaatctataccaggccctttgggtctggtatgaatattaagggcaaccccgaaccaaaatgaaaaaaacgaaTTGTGTGAGGGTCCCCACAAAtgccataccatgcccttcaggtctggtatggattttaaggagaaccccgcgccaaaattataaaaaaaatggcgtgggggtcccccccaaaaatccataccagacccttatccgagcacgcaacctggcaggccgcaggaaaagaggggggacgagagagcaccccccctcctgaaccataccaggccacatgccgtcaacatggggagggtgctttggggtagccccccaaagcaccttgtcccatgttgatggggacaagggcctcatccccacaatccttgcccaggggttgtgggggtctgcgggcggggggcttatcggaatctggaagccccctttaacaaggggacacccagatcccgcccccctcgtttgaaatggtaacaggtacattgtacccataccatttcacaaaaaagtgtacattttttaaaaaaccacaagacacactttgggacaagtcctttaataaaaaataaaaaataaaaatgtcccacgaaattCATTGCgcttcttctctcgctccaccgacggaccgaaaaaacacccccccgccctcagttattaaagaactgtcacctgagaggacggtcattacggtgggtgcctctcatggaggcggatcggtggcggcgtgcgtttttttttttagttttttttggtccgtcggcggagcgagagaagaaagtgaatggactttgtgggactttttttttttaataagggacttatcccaaagtgtgtcttgtggtttttttaaaaatttgacactttttttgtgaattggtacgggtacaatgtacccgttaccatttcaaacaggggaggggtgggatctgggggtccctttgctaaagggggcttccagattccgataacccccccgcctgcagacccccacaaccaccgggcaaaggttgtggggatgaggcccttgtctccatcaacatggggacaaaattCTTTgggggggcttccccaaagcaccctccccatgttgagggcatgtagcctggtatggttcaggaggggggggcgctctcttgtcccccctcttttcctgtggcctgccaggttgtgtgctcggataagggtctagtatggatttttggggggacctccatgccatttttctcttaattttggtacggggttccccttaaaatccataccagacctgaagggtctggtatggattttgaaggggggcccctacgccatttaaaaaaaaaaatttggtgcagggttccccttaatatccataccagacccaaaggacctggtatggaatttggggggaccaccaagcaagttttctttttattttggttcggggttccccttaatattcacaccagacccgaagggcctggtatggatttttggggggaccccatgccgtttttttcaatgacttttatctgtattgctgagacccgacaattgattacagccgcgagtacttttaaatgactttttttcctttagaaatgtctttttgctctcgaactgttctaaacataggaaaaatgtgcaggcatactatagacacccaccaaggtacgaaatttaaaggaatatttcacttttattgtttcactttaagcattattaaaatcactgctcccgaaaaaacggttgtttttaaaactttttttgcattgatacatgtcccctggggcaggacacgggtccccaaacactttttatgaaaataacttgcatattaacacttaaatttagcacttttgatttttcacgtttgtgtcccatagaccttaacggtgttcgcgcgttcgaacaaatgttttgcatgttcacatgttctgctgcaaaccgaactgggggggtgttcggctcatccctacttgtgtgtATTGGGTAGCCGACGCGTTTCACAGTTTAGATTACTGCTTCTTCGGGGCTGTTCCCCATGCATCTGCATAGTCCAAGTTACAGAGAAATATGACATTAGTATCAAAGAGTATACACAATGATTTTACAGAGAGTACGGCAGTATTTTCATTACAGTGCTCACCTAAATATCCTGACATTGATCATATCGCAACATCGGAGAGAACGAACACCATCCCGTGACAAACAAGCGATGTCAGAATCGCATATATGGTTTTGTGGACGTCGAACCATATCTATAGATTTGGAGACTTTATCATTGATAATCTAAAAATGCAAAAGTATATATGTATTAAGATTCAGTAGCATCATAAGttaacacatatatgtatatatcacaCGAGTGTAGCAGCGTCATAAATTATGTAAAAGTCCCACTTTTTAGCTCAATTGAGCATCCTTAATAATCTAAAATAGGGCTAGagatgagaaaaaatatatataccttaTTGCTTAAATGGACCACATATAAAAGTATGGAACAAGAAAAAGCACGcggaaaattgggggggggggggagcagaagggGATAAGGGTTGGTTTTCAGGGGGATCGCTGATCAAACAGCTACTCACACCCTAACTCCGCTATTTGGTTATAAATATAGATACAAAAGCAAACATATGTGAGCATTAATAGATAGGagcaatggaaaaagaaaaaacaattgatATCCCACCCTCCAAGACACTGAACATTATTCCCAAAATGGGAACCAattgagtgagagacagtgtgagagaacccttcaaacaagccttaataaatccacaagtaCATGCTATtgaaacagcgacttcaccgttagagacacacggcctttgt
This Aquarana catesbeiana isolate 2022-GZ linkage group LG13, ASM4218655v1, whole genome shotgun sequence DNA region includes the following protein-coding sequences:
- the LOC141117512 gene encoding alpha-1-antitrypsin-like, yielding MRVLLVLGLSVAILYSVVFADHHKGEGKKSRDNDDNEKKGDRHHHHRGHRHHGHHHGHHRHHHGHHHDHHHRHHHRGNETLAWHKFAISNSKFAFDLYRQVAADHPSENIVLSPISISVALAFLSLGAKAKTHDQILEGIGFNTSEISEKDIHDGFHHLLEVFNDEDSELQLDSGNGLFLSQKLKFLDDFLENAKNIYDSEAFNVDFSNSEEAKKQINSYVEKETNGTIVDVLNSVDKDAVFVLVNFIYFRGQWEKPFDERFTQEQDFHVNKDETVKVPFLSRTGYYKVVVLEDATFIALPYKGNASALFILPNEGKLEEVEADWKGLVKKFKKSIRQSEDLVALSIPKFSVSGSFDLKEVLPKLGIVDVFSNSADLSGITGAPDLKISQALHKAKINVDEKGTEAAGTTVLEGVPMILPLQITFNHPFLYSIYNHETRSILFLGKVVNPAK